A genome region from Trichoderma asperellum chromosome 7, complete sequence includes the following:
- a CDS encoding uncharacterized protein (EggNog:ENOG41~antiSMASH:Cluster_7.8~SECRETED:SignalP(1-17)) yields MFSLLLKSAAIMTATMALTSSAAPQCKTNADCLSGFICGPSDIGTSTDNVCVKTGTCNNKPDPQFPKLGPKCGDSIFCNVGGYCGEGYYKSGGDTILAQVCVNAATGAKCAQT; encoded by the coding sequence ATGTTCAGCCTTCTCCTCAAGTCTGCTGCCATCATGACTGCCACCATGGCCCTCACTTCCTCCGCCGCTCCCCAGTGCAAGACTAATGCCGACTGCCTCTCTGGCTTCATCTGCGGCCCCAGCGACATTGGTACCTCCACTGATAATGTGTGCGTCAAGACTGGAACCTGCAACAACAAGCCTGATCCTCAATTCCCCAAACTCGGACCAAAGTGCGGCGACTCGATCTTCTGCAACGTCGGTGGCTACTGCGGGGAAGGATATTATAAGTCGGGCGGTGACACAATCCTTGCTCAAGTCTGTGTTAACGCTGCCACTGGCGCTAAATGCGCTCAGACTTAA
- a CDS encoding uncharacterized protein (EggNog:ENOG41~antiSMASH:Cluster_7.8) codes for MARREDFEIAIVCGLPLEYDAVSLISDEVWKQDRENNDCKTGRIGEHNVVLALLPGMGKASAASTAANIRWSYRHVRLCFLVGVCGGVPQTGSKEILLGDVVVGKAIVSYDFGRQYPDGFTLKDGIESNMAKPDRYIRKQLAVFETSNGCLRLQEEIASFLKKLQAKATQQGCGTKYSYPGTDEDRLFMPGYRHKHHISPTCICSKCEKGSDPVCEDAVKSSCHDLGCAEQYLVPRTRLKRKREGDIKKAQDPAIHIGSVGSGDRVLKSGEHRDSIAKPKGIIAFEMEGAGIMEEIPCVIVKGVCDYADCHKSKKWQDFAAATAASALQAILGYIPPAKSQVPRQGHFLVPFGRNESFTGREDILQRLIMRTNPGANKDDCQRTAVEGLGGIGKTQIALEVAFRLHDAYPDCSIFWVPAVEATGFENAYRKIGQSLGVAGIDEDSADVKTLVKAALSRNDAGAWLLIVDNADDTDLVCGPTGVFRSLPFSRMGSILFTTRNHQAAVGLDIPETGVVRIPEMNQTEATELLQRSLKKSQTQDAASLTSLLDFLAYLPLAIKQASAYMAKTGMAISRYLQHCRSSDKKMIKL; via the coding sequence ATGGCCCGCCGCGAAGACTTCGAGATCGCGATAGTCTGCGGCTTGCCGCTTGAGTACGATGCCGTCTCCCTCATTTCCGATGAAGTTTGGAAACAGGATAGAGAGAACAACGACTGCAAGACAGGCCGTATTGGCGAGCATAATGTTGTCCTGGCTCTGCTTCCCGGCATGGGTAAAGCAAGTGCCGCGAGCACAGCAGCCAACATCCGTTGGAGCTATCGCCATGTACGGCTTTGCTTTCTTGTTGGGGTCTGCGGCGGTGTGCCCCAAACTGGCAGCAAGGAAATTCTTTTAGGTGATGTAGTGGTTGGCAAGGCCATTGTCTCATACGATTTTGGCAGGCAATATCCCGACGGGTTTACGCTTAAGGATGGCATCGAAAGCAATATGGCGAAGCCGGACAGATATATCCGCAAACAACTAGCTGTATTTGAGACCAGCAATGGCTGTCTCCGACTTCAAGAAGAGATTGCCAGTTTCCTCAAAAAGCTTCAGGCCAAGGCGACACAGCAGGGGTGCGGAACGAAATACAGTTATCCTGGAACGGACGAAGACAGGCTTTTCATGCCAGGGTATCGCCACAAACACCATATATCACCTACATGTATCTGCAGTAAATGCGAGAAGGGATCCGACCCCGTATGCGAAGATGCTGTCAAGTCCTCGTGCCATGATCTAGGATGTGCGGAGCAATACCTCGTTCCAAGAACGCGGCTTAAGAGGAAGCGGGAAGGCGATATTAAGAAGGCTCAAGATCCAGCCATCCACATTGGAAGTGTTGGATCGGGAGACAGAGTTCTCAAATCTGGGGAACATCGTGATAGCATTGCCAAGCCAAAaggcatcatcgccttcGAGATGGAGGGCGCCGGGATCATGGAAGAGATTCCTTGCGTGATAGTCAAAGGAGTGTGTGATTATGCAGACTGCcacaagagcaagaaatggCAAGACTTTGCGGCGGCTACTGCGGCCTCTGCGCTACAGGCCATCTTGGGATACATACCACCAGCCAAGAGCCAAGTCCCGCGACAAGGCCACTTCCTTGTCCCGTTTGGGCGGAACGAAAGTTTCACCGGGCGAGAAGACATCCTGCAGCGGCTTATCATGAGAACCAACCCAGGTGCTAATAAGGACGACTGCCAAAGGACGGCCGTCGAAGGCCTCGGAGGCATTGGCAAGACGCAGATCGCGCTTGAAGTCGCGTTTCGCCTTCACGACGCCTACCCCGACTGCTCCATCTTCTGGGTCCCGGCCGTGGAAGCCACCGGATTCGAGAACGCCTACCGTAAGATTGGCCAGAGCCTGGGGGTAGCAGGGATCGACGAGGACTCGGCCGACGTGAAGACTCTCGTAAAGGCTGCTTTGAGCCGCAATGATGCAGGAGCATGGCTGCTGATTGTTGATAACGCTGACGACACAGATCTCGTCTGTGGTCCCACAGGAGTATTTAGATCTCTTCCATTTAGTAGGATGGGCTCGATTCTCTTTACGACGCGGAACCATCAGGCTGCAGTCGGGCTAGATATTCCGGAGACCGGCGTCGTCCGTATACCCGAAATGAACCAAACGGAAGCAACCGAGCTGCTACAGAGGAGCCTGAAGAAGAGTCAGACACAGGATGCCGCAAGCTTGACGAGCCTCCTCGATTTCCTCGCTTACCTGCCTCTTGCAATTAAGCAGGCGTCGGCCTACATGGCTAAGACAGGAATGGCGATATCGAGATATCTTCAGCACTGCCGGTCTAGCGACAAAAAAATGATCAAACTGTAG
- a CDS encoding uncharacterized protein (EggNog:ENOG41), translated as MTAVMDPPVIRELAAILKGIDYPLNFNDPNFRICRALTKDKDRCKNRIAQKKNEVNEVNDLLSQFRAMTKCVDTNDFYDDMQRFISLTHCANYHREEALAALNRWKVQRKAAISSSRPVTPPRSATSYNDSFESVYNSSSMGPPISPPSVKSARPRILISESPDIIASQLHSLLGEPPLGGLGGKGDGTFIETTQEIYRSESREVTPEGDYKVFVEIKKIRTKLSQTNIKEDSKVDEQTNIKEDSQVDEQTNIKEDSQVDEQTNIKEDSQVDEQTNIKEDSKADEQTNIKEDSKADECSGPTVSDVKGKEQRNRKYWISKAKNKLGFKSPRPESLETLY; from the coding sequence ATGACTGCCGTAATGGACCCACCAGTTATTAGAGAGCTTGCCGCAATACTGAAAGGCATCGACTATCCTCTAAACTTTAATGACCCTAATTTCAGAATATGTCGGGCATTAACGAAAGATAAAGACCGGTGCAAAAACCGCATAGCtcaaaagaagaatgaagttAATGAAGTTAATGACCTCTTGTCTCAGTTCCGAGCTATGACAAAATGTGTCGACACCAATGACTTCTATGATGACATGCAGAGATTTATCTCTCTTACACACTGCGCAAATTATCATCGCGAAGAAGCACTTGCAGCGCTTAACAGATGGAAAGTACAGCGGAAagcagccatctccagctctcGGCCAGTAACTCCACCGAGGAGCGCGACATCATACAATGATTCTTTCGAATCTGTCTATAACTCCAGCAGCATGGGGCCCCCTATCTCACCTCCCTCTGTTAAAAGCGCGAGGCCGAGGATATTGATCAGCGAAAGCCCTGATATAATAGCTTCTCAGCTGCATAGCCTGTTGGGAGAACCACCATTGGGGGGACTTGGTGGCAAGGGAGACGGGACTTTTATTGAGACCACCCAAGAAATATACAGAAGTGAATCGAGAGAGGTAACACCTGAAGGCGATTACAAAGTCTTCGTGGAGATCAAGAAAATACGCACGAAATTATCCCAAACGAATATTAAAGAGGACAGTAAAGTTGATGAACAAACGAATATTAAAGAGGACAGCCAAGTTGATGAACAAACGAATATTAAAGAGGACAGCCAAGTTGATGAACAAACGAATATTAAAGAGGACAGCCAAGTTGATGAACAAACGAATATTAAAGAGGACAGTAAAGCTGATGAACAAACGAATATTAAAGAGGACAGTAAAGCTGATGAATGTTCTGGACCTACCGTCTCGGATGTCAAAGGCAAGGAACAAAGGAACAGGAAGTATTGGATCTCAAAGGCAAAGAACAAACTGGGATTTAAGTCTCCACGCCCGGAGAGTCTGGAAACcttatactaa
- a CDS encoding uncharacterized protein (EggNog:ENOG41~antiSMASH:Cluster_7.8~SMCOG1272:TPR repeat-containing protein), translating to MCFLAEKEIPASLLWTADDELEADEAIEALKAYAFITERAGEELYDMHRLVRLAIHSWLENDGDFKSCVTATLYQLDKVFPFPEHKNRADWVQYLPHALAALKFGDYSTDNMANSNLLLKVAWSSFLLGKYQDAETFYYQALEILPKVLGAEHPHTLTSMNNLAGVLCSQGKYNEAEVIYRQALELQTKVLGAKHPITLTSINNLALILLNQEKYNEAEAIHRQALELQTKVLGAEHPYIFTSINNLASVLYSQGKYKKAEVILRQALELRTKVLGAEHPDTLASINKLASMLRSQGKSDEAEAIRPS from the coding sequence ATGTGTTTTCTTGCCGAGAAGGAAATCCCTGCATCCCTGTTGTGGACAGCCGATGATGAACTGGAGGCGGACGAGGCGATCGAAGCGCTGAAGGCGTATGCATTCATCACCGAACGAGCAGGCGAAGAGCTGTATGACATGCACAGACTTGTCCGATTAGCAATACACAGTTGGTTAGAAAATGATGGAGACTTTAAGTCATGTGTTACAGCTACACTATATCAACTCGACAAAGTGTTTCCTTTTCCTGAACATAAAAATCGGGCTGACTGGGTGCAATATTTGCCGCATGCGTTAGCTGCGTTAAAGTTCGGAGACTATTCGACTGACAATATGGCTAACTCAAATCTTCTCCTTAAAGTGGCTTGGAGTAGCTTTCTCCTTGGCAAATATCAGGATGCAGAGACTTTCTACTATCAGGCATTGGAAATATTGCCTAAAGTGCTAGGCGCCGAGCATCCTCACACGCTTACGAGCATGAATAATCTCGCAGGTGTGCTTTGTAGCCAGGGGAAGTATAACGAAGCCGAGGTGATTTATCGGCAGGCACTAGAATTACAGACTAAAGTACTAGGTGCCAAACATCCTATTACACTTACAAGCATAAATAACCTTGCGCTTATACTTCTTAATCAAGAGAAATATAACGAGGCTGAGGCAATCCATCGGCAGGCACTGGAATTACAGACTAAGGTGCTAGGTGCCGAGCATCCCTATATATTTACAAGCATAAATAACCTTGCAAGTGTGCTTTATAGCCAGGGGAAATACAAAAAGGCCGAGGTAATTCTTCGGCAGGCACTGGAATTACGGACTAAGGTGCTAGGCGCCGAGCATCCTGATACACTAGCGAGTATAAACAAACTCGCAAGCATGCTTCGTAGCCAGGGGAAGTccgacgaggccgaggctATCCGACCATCCTGA